Genomic segment of Myxococcus stipitatus:
GCCAAGGAGCAGCCGTGTTCCGATTCGAGTCCGACCGGGAGCTCATCCAGTCCTTCCGCCCCCGAGACCGCCGCGTCATGGAGATGCCGCCGGCGCTCTCATTCCCCTTGTTCGTGCGTGACTACCTCGCGTGGACGGAGACCTCGGGCGCTCGCGTGTATCTGATCTTCTCCGCGCCCGGCAGCCACAAGCCCATCGGCATCATCTTCCGCCGCGACTCGATGGGCGGAGAGAACGTCTCGCGCCTGTGCGACTGGTGCCACCACTACGGCTCGTCGAGCGAAGTCACGCTCCTCACCACGGACGTGACCAGCAAGCGCCGGGTGGGCGTCATCCTCTGCGCGGACCTGCGCTGCCGCGAGCGGCTGGA
This window contains:
- a CDS encoding FBP domain-containing protein; translated protein: MFRFESDRELIQSFRPRDRRVMEMPPALSFPLFVRDYLAWTETSGARVYLIFSAPGSHKPIGIIFRRDSMGGENVSRLCDWCHHYGSSSEVTLLTTDVTSKRRVGVILCADLRCRERLEDAANRSGRSALDALEQLRARMFRFAHEALGIEAKPAA